Proteins from a genomic interval of Gammaproteobacteria bacterium:
- the hypE gene encoding hydrogenase expression/formation protein HypE: MSNPAIANIRQRSGKCRAATITMAHGSGGKAMRDLIDDVFVGAFDNEELNKLEDQARFDLSVLTAQGDRLALTTDSYVVDPLFFPGGDIGKLAITGTVNDLAVGGAIPLYLTCGMIIEEGMPVDDLRRIAQSMRAAADQSGVKIVTGDTKVVPRGAADKLFINTAGVGVIPSGVNISSNRAQPGDVVLINGYVGDHGAAIVDARGEMALQNTIETDCQPLNSIISAMLEACPDIHCMRDATRGGIATVLNEFAQGSSTCIRLNEKAIPIREDVRGMCEILGLDPLYLANEGKVVAIVPADAAEKTLAVMRAHPAGEHSAIIAEVSAAPRSTVILSTLFGGERIVDMLVGEQLPRIC; the protein is encoded by the coding sequence ATGAGCAATCCGGCAATCGCAAACATTCGCCAGCGCAGCGGAAAATGCCGTGCCGCAACCATTACCATGGCGCACGGCAGTGGCGGCAAGGCCATGCGCGACTTGATTGATGATGTCTTTGTTGGCGCCTTCGACAATGAAGAATTGAACAAACTGGAAGACCAAGCCCGATTTGATTTGAGTGTATTGACTGCCCAAGGTGACCGCCTGGCATTAACAACCGATTCTTATGTTGTCGATCCACTGTTTTTCCCCGGCGGCGACATCGGCAAGTTAGCGATTACCGGGACCGTGAATGATCTGGCCGTCGGTGGCGCAATCCCGTTGTATCTGACCTGCGGCATGATTATCGAAGAAGGCATGCCGGTCGATGACCTACGCCGCATCGCCCAATCCATGCGCGCAGCAGCCGATCAGTCTGGTGTAAAAATTGTCACCGGCGATACCAAGGTGGTACCTCGCGGTGCGGCGGATAAATTATTCATTAACACCGCGGGCGTCGGTGTTATCCCATCCGGCGTCAATATCAGCTCGAACCGCGCACAACCCGGCGATGTTGTTTTAATCAATGGCTACGTCGGAGATCATGGTGCCGCCATCGTCGATGCGCGCGGCGAGATGGCGTTGCAAAATACTATCGAGACAGACTGCCAGCCACTGAATTCCATCATTAGCGCCATGCTAGAGGCTTGCCCTGACATCCATTGCATGCGCGATGCAACCCGCGGCGGCATTGCCACCGTTCTGAATGAATTCGCCCAGGGCAGCAGCACCTGTATCCGTCTCAACGAAAAAGCCATACCCATCCGCGAGGACGTGCGCGGCATGTGTGAAATTCTGGGTCTGGACCCCTTGTATCTGGCCAATGAAGGTAAAGTGGTTGCCATCGTACCGGCAGATGCGGCCGAAAAAACCTTGGCCGTTATGCGTGCGCATCCGGCAGGCGAACACAGCGCGATCATCGCTGAGGTATCCGCCGCACCGCGATCCACCGTCATTCTTTCTACCTTGTTTGGCGGTGAGCGCATCGTTGACATGTTGGTCGGCGAGCAATTGCCCAGGATTTGCTGA
- the hypA gene encoding hydrogenase maturation nickel metallochaperone HypA — protein sequence MHEMGITQSIIAIVSENADSKKVSRVLLEIGKLSAIMPDAIRFCFDVCAKGTVLDGATLEILEIEGRAECNDCGNQIVLKQLAGHCSCGSRNLTCIAGEELNIKEMEIA from the coding sequence ATGCATGAAATGGGCATTACCCAAAGCATTATTGCGATTGTCAGCGAAAACGCGGACTCGAAAAAAGTCAGCCGTGTGTTGTTGGAAATCGGCAAACTGTCCGCCATCATGCCGGATGCGATTCGGTTCTGTTTCGACGTTTGTGCCAAGGGCACTGTATTGGATGGTGCGACACTGGAGATACTGGAGATTGAGGGCCGCGCCGAATGCAACGACTGCGGCAACCAAATTGTATTAAAACAGCTGGCGGGACATTGCAGCTGTGGCTCAAGAAATCTCACCTGCATTGCCGGTGAAGAACTTAATATTAAAGAAATGGAGATAGCATAA
- the hypB gene encoding hydrogenase nickel incorporation protein HypB: MCTTCGCSDNAHATVTDLQSGKTVTMEKDGHEHTHDHDHSHDPHAHSHDHDHEHPHTHDQHSHDHDHGHTHSHGTTISLEQDILAKNDKLAERNRGWFEGRNILALNLVSSPGSGKTTLLERTITDLSSELPISVIEGDQETINDAERIQATGCKVVQINTGTGCHLEADMLARGLKDLQPPMNSIVMIENVGNLVCPALFDLGERCKVAILSVTEGEDKPIKYPHMFRAAEVMILNKTDLLPYVKFDVDKSIEYARQVNPDIKVFTLSATSGEGLDQWYDWLKAQVQSNASETEATL; encoded by the coding sequence ATGTGTACAACTTGCGGCTGTTCCGACAACGCCCACGCCACGGTCACCGACCTGCAAAGTGGTAAAACCGTGACCATGGAAAAAGATGGCCATGAACATACCCATGACCACGATCACAGCCATGATCCCCATGCGCATTCACATGATCACGATCATGAACATCCACATACCCATGACCAGCATTCGCATGACCACGACCATGGCCACACACATAGCCATGGCACTACCATTTCTCTGGAACAGGACATTCTCGCCAAGAACGACAAACTGGCGGAACGCAATCGCGGCTGGTTTGAAGGCCGTAATATCCTCGCTCTAAATCTAGTCAGTTCTCCAGGATCGGGTAAAACCACCCTGCTGGAACGCACCATTACCGATCTCTCCTCCGAACTGCCGATCAGTGTTATCGAAGGTGACCAGGAAACCATCAACGATGCCGAGCGCATTCAAGCAACAGGTTGTAAGGTAGTGCAAATCAATACCGGCACCGGCTGTCACCTGGAAGCCGACATGCTGGCGCGTGGTTTGAAAGATCTGCAACCACCGATGAACTCCATCGTTATGATTGAAAACGTCGGCAACCTGGTGTGCCCGGCACTCTTTGATCTAGGCGAACGCTGCAAGGTCGCGATTCTTTCCGTCACCGAAGGCGAAGACAAACCCATTAAATATCCGCACATGTTTCGCGCCGCCGAGGTCATGATCCTGAACAAAACCGATCTACTGCCTTATGTGAAGTTCGATGTCGACAAGAGTATTGAATACGCGCGCCAGGTCAATCCTGACATCAAGGTGTTCACCCTATCGGCCACCAGCGGTGAGGGTCTCGATCAATGGTACGACTGGCTCAAGGCGCAAGTGCAATCTAACGCAAGCGAGACCGAAGCGACCTTATGA